The nucleotide sequence CAGATGGCGGCATTGAGAAGTTCAAATCTGGATCAATTTTATGAGAGcttggatgaaaaaaaaattagaatcccACTTTGTTTGAGAAAAAGGAAATGACAGGAGGAGTACATAAGCTGAGAAAATCTCTCTCTACGGCTTGTAGAATCCTTTCTAACAGCCTATGCTAATGACATTATCATAACCAGAAGTGACTTGTTTGAGATCGCATGACTAAACCTAACATTTCATGAAATTAATTCCTCAAGGACtacctgtttggataaatagcttAAGGGAAAAGAGCAACCcagtgcactaaagctcccgcatacgcagggtccgggaaggggtcccaccatttggtgtattggaCGCAGCCCtaccctgttttttacacaagaggttgtTTTCAGaccttgaacccgtgaccttccagtcacatgacaacaactttaccagttgcacCAAGGATAAATAGCTTAATTAAGCATTTATCATATATAACAAACAGTTTCCATAACAAACGAGAAAATagaattaaacaattttcatataAGTTGTATTCATAATCTTGTAGACTTGTAgtgtttatggaaataagctgaaaacaacttatggacatgtcattaGTTGTTTACATAAGCTTtgtcaaacagtctcacaagtactTATGTCAGTACATAATGAAGCACGACACGGACACTAACACaccgacacagctaataatttgaaaacatgTGTCAGGCACCGGGATacacctaatccgaggagtgtccgtgccgATCCAAATAGACCCTAACAACGAAGACATCTGGACATTTATAATACTAGCCAGGacaaaaaaagagaaacaacAATAGCTTTACTTACAGCATGGCATGATAGCAAGTAACAGGAACATTGAGCAAAAACATCAACCAATGACCAGTGAGGAGACAGAGTGCACATAACACTCCTTGTCCAATGAACTCAGGTAGAATGAAATAGTTAATCCGAGATGAAGCTTCAAATGGGTTGATATAGTCACTTTCCAAGTCAGATAAAATCAACACCTTAAACcccaaaaaagtaaaaaaaaaaattaattagtaataaattaaataaaaaattaacatttaataaagagaaaaaaaaaaaaaaaaaaaaaaaaaggtgagaagtagaaagtgaaaagaaagaaCCTGGTAGAAATTAGAAGCGAGAAGAGCAATGTTGGTAGGGAAACAAATCACAAGCCAGAAGAAGAGGTTCCAACCCATTTACAGAAAAAAGAAGTAGAAGTAGGGTTTATGAATattggatgagagagagagagagagagaggggatcCGAAGGTGCGAGTTTAGTTCAGTTCAATGTCTTGACTTACACATGCATGAATCACTTTTCTTATATTCCTATACAAATTACAAAAGgaattatattcttttttcacCTCCTCACTTTTTCCGCATCTTCCAAAATTCTCAAAATACTCtcattttgattatttaatcTGAAAGTGAGTCACCACATAAACATAACATGTGCCAATTACTTAATACTACCTCTGTCccttataagactcttttgagaattttttttatccctttttataagacttctttgctatttccaactacattaattatttctttacatacatgtctctatttattatacacatttttcttatatcagcaataaatagcatatggaaaacataaactaaggGCCTGTTTGATTGAATTTTGCTTTTCAGTTTTTAAATTCTGTTTTATAAATCACTTTTACAAAACACTATTTaagattgttaaaaaaaaacgtgtttgattattatacttttaaatcagtttttagtattttaattttttaaaagatttactAAAATGCCATTAATGAAAGACTTCCGTGTTTTTCAGTTGAGAGAAAACTtgaaaacaaaaagcaaaacaacTTTTGGCAGTTTCCgtttttcagtttttaaaacaataaaattggaacaaattttaaaaactaattttgagAAGACCTTCATCAaacaagtttttaaaattttcaattttataaaacagaaaaacagTTTTTGAAAACCATTTCAAAGAGGCCCtaactctttctctcttaaggataaaactgtaaaaacaatagtacttacaaacaactttaatataaatatccacTTTTTTAATTCCCATGATTTTAgtaaaagggtcttatatagggacggaggtagtaccttctttttctttttttgttttttttttacaaagaaacaaaatgatattcattcattcaaatcgagagattacatcattcaacaccgttTAAAATGTaaaggatgaatatgtgaacaaactcgcagtatccaagttaatagcatataacggcataatgcctacaaaaatatatgataaaattaaagtgaccagAATATCCAtggtctccggatctgcaacgttgacgcccaaatctttgattgaataatcgatctttcaatatgaatcaaatgaacaccaaAGAAGACGGaaaacaacaaaccaccacacttagatgatgaaatcacaaagaaaaaacctagatctatgtgaaaatcacttatttagattgaaatagagatAAAAAGATGAAAAGGGGTGATTTCAAGTTAAGAATTAacccaaaaccacccctcaaTGAAGAAACTGGAAGAGAAAACCTGGAGAGAAATCTAAGGCCGGCTTGTTAGAGACGAACGAAAATAGTAGCT is from Medicago truncatula cultivar Jemalong A17 chromosome 1, MtrunA17r5.0-ANR, whole genome shotgun sequence and encodes:
- the LOC25480860 gene encoding protein cornichon homolog 1 — encoded protein: MGWNLFFWLVICFPTNIALLASNFYQVLILSDLESDYINPFEASSRINYFILPEFIGQGVLCALCLLTGHWLMFLLNVPVTCYHAMLYVKREHLIDVTEVFRVLSAEKKFRIAKLVLYLIVLIVVIFRLTLIGVYYLGLEDDDDLKYFW